Proteins found in one Ostrinia nubilalis chromosome 27, ilOstNubi1.1, whole genome shotgun sequence genomic segment:
- the LOC135084731 gene encoding cyclin-T: MAGGQEKWYFTKDQLQNSPSRKCGLDADKELAYRQQAANLIQDMGQRLQVSQLCINTAIVYMHRFYAFHSFTQFHRNAIAAAALFLAAKVEEQPRKLEYVIKVAHVCLHRGEGVSQSITTEQYQEQAQDLVFNENVLLQTLGFDVAIDHPHTHVVRTCHLVKAPKDLAQTSYFMASNSLHLTTMCLQYRPTVVACFCIHLASKWSNWAIPQSNEGRHWFSYVDRNVTTELLERLTAEFLHIFDKCPSRLKRKMMSMTNNSGSSPHSNAVHAGSSSGDKKHAPPPSMSDDFDKSFDKEYERERRRQPVPGGYVPATTPAAPAAPAPQKIDYNLYRERREERERREERDRRQLAQRPPTQPRPAQPPPHHRPPTQHHHKPHHAWPHHAKPPHHAKPPHTNDHRHHRPPVPTPGTSNPPQNLPQQPTPEPPQRTRPPSLFSPENATTPIAAATAPRRPQIPPPHRPKPEIRPNPPTAAPAPQMPQPTPVQPEQKPPSPKKRPDPSLALRDLQPPAILSPFNSPPSKEQKPRQRAQSNSEPELVPVVKKLDETPGYENVIRDSQRGNAIRTKAPERKPEPTRAMNGIETDPTLVSNLLKESLAKPAPITVATEKKSPEIKKEVVEPPAPLPPPPQPEIPPPAPQNVEVEHKPKKDKKKKDKHKHKDKDKSKDKEERKKHKKDKDREKKKSPAPVPEPPSDGTLRITIPRDKLSRSPGLKIKIPKERLAAPPPPPQSSGLKIKISKEVLETSRKRSGNGEPGPPPKVPRQNGAPLPKVGNWNVPPPYRAPLPYFMVQPPPPLYFGMGMDGFYYAGGMDYMYQQRPQVPQPPPQQSQPPLPAMPPPPVPPPPPE; the protein is encoded by the exons GTCTCAACTATGCATCAACACTGCCATTGTTTACATGCACCGGTTCTATGCGTTTCACTCGTTCACTCAGTTCCACAGGAATGCCATTGCTGCTGCAGCCCTGTTCCTCGCCGCCAag GTCGAAGAACAGCCAAGGAAACTAGAATACGTAATAAAGGTGGCCCACGTCTGCCTCCACAGAGGTGAGGGTGTCAGTCAGTCGATCACGACCGAACAGTACCAAGAACAG GCTCAAGACCTCGTATTCAACGAGAACGTTCTCCTACAAACATTAGGGTTCGATGTCGCCATTGATCACCCACACACGCATGTTGTTCGCACGTGTCACCTTGTCAAAG CGCCCAAAGACCTTGCCCAGACGTCGTACTTCATGGCATCGAACAGCCTCCATTTGACGACGATGTGCCTTCAATACCGACCCACTGTGGTCGCGTGCTTCTGCATACATCTCGCGTCCAAGTGGAGTAATTGGGCG ATTCCTCAGTCGAACGAAGGCCGGCACTGGTTTTCCTATGTGGACCGGAATGTAACCACAGAACTACTGGAGCGGCTGACCGCAGAGTTCCTGCATATATTCGACAAGTGCCCATCTAGACTGAAACGAAAGATGATGTCCATGACCAATAACA GCGGCAGTTCGCCGCACTCCAACGCTGTCCACGCGGGTAGCTCGTCGGGCGACAAGAAACACGCGCCGCCGCCGTCTATGAGCGACGACTTCGACAAGTCCTTTGATAAAG AATACGAGCGCGAAAGGCGCCGGCAACCCGTCCCGGGCGGCTATGTGCCAGCCACCACACCTGCCGCGCCAGCCGCACCTGCCCCCCAGAAGATAGATTACAACCTATACCGGGAGAGAAGAGAGGAACGGGAGAGGCGCGAGGAGAGGGACCGCAGGCAGCTCGCCCAACGACCGCCCACGCAACCCAGGCCAGCTCAACCACCACCCCACCATCGACCACCCACACAACACCACCACAAACCACACCACGCCTGGCCCCACCACGCCAAACCACCTCACCACGCGAAACCCCCACATACAAACGATCACAGACACCACAGACCGCCTGTACCCACTCCTGGCACCTCCAACCCCCCACAAAATCTCCCCCAACAACCCACTCCAGAACCCCCTCAAAGGACGCGACCCCCTTCGTTGTTCTCTCCAGAAAACGCAACAACCCCTATCGCAGCCGCCACCGCGCCTAGACGACCCCAAATCCCACCCCCTCACAGACCTAAGCCAGAAATCAGGCCGAACCCCCCTACTGCCGCTCCCGCCCCCCAAATGCCACAACCCACCCCTGTTCAACCTGAACAGAAACCTCCGAGTCCCAAAAAAAGACCGGATCCCTCCCTCGCGTTGCGAGACTTGCAACCGCCCGCCATTCTTTCCCCGTTCAACTCCCCTCCTTCTAAAGAACAAAAACCGAGGCAGAGAGCTCAGTCCAACTCCGAACCGGAATTGGTGCCTGTTGTCAAAAAACTAGACGAGACTCCGGGCTACGAAAACGTCATCAGAGACTCGCAGCGAGGCAACGCCATCCGGACGAAGGCTCCCGAAAGAAAACCGGAGCCGACCCGAGCCATGAACGGCATAGAAACAGATCCGACGTTAGTTTCGAACTTGCTCAAAGAAAGCCTGGCGAAACCCGCCCCTATTACTGTGGCCACAGAGAAAAAGTCGCCCGAAATCAAAAAGGAGGTCGTCGAACCGCCCGCGCCCCTTCCGCCGCCTCCGCAACCAGAAATACCTCCCCCCGCCCCCCAAAATGTAGAAGTAGAACACAAGCCTAAGAAAGATAAGAAAAAGAAggacaaacacaaacacaaagaTAAAGACAAAAGCAAAGATAAGGAAGAGAGAAAGAAACACAAAAAGGACAAGGACAGAGAAAAGAAGAAAAGTCCCGCGCCTGTACCGGAGCCGCCGTCAGACGGAACGCTCAGGATAACGATACCCCGGGACAAACTGTCCCGCAGTCCGGGACTCAAGATCAAGATCCCGAAAGAGAGGCTGgccgccccgccgccgccgccgcagtcTTCGGGACTCAAAATCAAGATTTCTAAAGAAGTTCTCGAAACGTCGAGGAAGCGTAGCGGGAACGGCGAACCCGGACCGCCCCCGAAGGTGCCTCGGCAGAACGGAGCGCCCCTCCCAAAGGTAGGCAATTGGAATGTACCCCCCCCTTATAGGGCCCCGTTACCGTATTTTATGGTGCAGCCACCGCCGCCTTTGTATTTCGGTATGGGTATGGACGGGTTTTACTACGCCGGCGGCATGGATTACATGTACCAGCAGAGGCCGCAAGTGCCGCAGCCACCGCCGCAGCAAAGCCAGCCGCCGCTGCCGGCgatgccgccgccgccggttccgccgccgccgccggaatAA
- the LOC135084947 gene encoding uncharacterized protein LOC135084947 isoform X1, whose product MGEPNVINFGGVISEKVRESIEDMDVMTVLQKMVATTPEDEESETIREKLQGVLQQFNEMSDEDKVTFTKQIKDGLANKIAMKMREPGAIKLDGLEDAIKEAVVFQLFLVGVVVAILVLLFVFFGYKLYKSIKDKELKKEEKKKAKQMKKKK is encoded by the exons GAGCCAAACGTGATCAATTTCGGAGGTGTGATCAGCGAGAAAGTCCGCGAGTCCATAGAAGACATGGATGTTATGACAGTCCTCCAAAAAATGGTGGCCACCACACCAGAAGACGAGGAATCTGAAACTATCAGGGAAAAACTTCAAGGAGTTTTGCAGCAGTTCAACGAAATGTCAGATGAAGATAAAGTGACCTTTACGAAGCAAATCAAAGATGGACTAGCGAATAAAATTGCGATGAAAATGAGAGAACCGGGCGCGATAAAACTGGATGGTTTGGAAGACGCTATCAAAGAGGCGGTGGTGTTCCAGCTGTTTTTGGTCGGAGTGGTGGTTGCGATACTCGTTTTGTTATTTG TTTTCTTCGGCTACAAACTCTACAAATCAATAAAAGACAAAGAACTCAAAAAGGAAGAAAAGAAAAAAGCCAAGcagatgaagaagaagaagtaa